Proteins found in one Xenopus laevis strain J_2021 chromosome 1L, Xenopus_laevis_v10.1, whole genome shotgun sequence genomic segment:
- the arl6ip4.L gene encoding ADP-ribosylation factor-like protein 6-interacting protein 4 yields MMDGTHAIKRSRSRSPKVSQSKSSKKKKRSSSRCRSGSDSPARKHSTLAKYRAEVPDRRKKERRKKRRKRTVSTTSSSSSESSSSSSSSSSDDSGDSTCKSKRSSHRKKKNKKQIKRKKAKKNKKLKKKTSFKLECQDTKSTEKEVLPGPSVNPCKKESPEVSGPALTDEQKSRIQAMKPMTKEEWDAQQSVIRKVVDPETGRIRLIKGDGEVLEEIVSKDRHKEINKHATQKDGLEFQMHSGMF; encoded by the exons ATG ATGGATGGGACACATGCAATAAAGAGATCCAGGAGTAGAAGCCCTAAGGTGTCCCAAAGCAAATcttcaaagaagaagaagagatcaAGCTCCCGATGCAGAAGTGGCAGTGACTCCCCTGCTAGAAAACATTCAACTCTCGCAAAATATCGAGCAGAGGTACCAGACCGACGTAAAAAAG agagaagaaagaagaggagaaaAAGAACAGTGAGCACAACTTCGTCGTCTTCTTCTGAGAGTTCCTCATCTTCTTCATCATCCTCTTCAGATGACTCAGGTGATAGTACATGTAAGAGTAAAAGGAGCAGCCAtagaaagaagaagaataaaaagcaaataaagagaaagaaggcaaaaaagaataaaaagcttaagaaaaaaacatccttTAAACTGGAATGCCAGGATACCAAAAGCACAGAAAAGGAAGTACTACCTGGCCCATCAGTAAACCCCTGCAAGAAGGAGTCTCCAGAAGTCTCTGGCCCAG CTTTGACTGATGAACAGAAGTCTCGAATTCAAGCAATGAAACCAATGACGAAGGAAGAGTGGGATGCACAGCAAAGTGTTATCAGGAAAGTCGTGGATCCAGAAACTGGAAGAATTAG ACTTATCAAGGGTGACGGTGAAGTTCTTGAAGAGATTGTAAGCAAAGACAGACACAAAGAGATCAACAAG CACGCTACACAGAAGGATGGCCTTGAGTTCCAGATGCACTCTGGCATGTTCTGA